Proteins encoded by one window of Paenibacillus urinalis:
- a CDS encoding DUF5381 family protein has protein sequence MTSVTFERKTAIRNTLICFVFIIVGLFLTWEVINGRHSMIFRFYYASGAFLAFWFMGPHFYWSAVRTVGSNILFSYNKEGIVLNDNQTIPWHQIKKLESIEGKMNKFLLPVPSHFLVELNDKSEKRIYTYSLLKDKDTEVLKVLRSAWNTNRR, from the coding sequence ATGACTTCTGTTACCTTTGAACGCAAAACTGCAATACGTAACACTCTGATCTGCTTCGTGTTCATTATTGTCGGTTTATTTCTTACCTGGGAAGTCATTAATGGCAGGCATAGTATGATCTTTAGATTTTATTATGCTTCTGGCGCTTTCCTAGCTTTTTGGTTTATGGGCCCTCATTTTTATTGGAGCGCTGTCAGGACGGTCGGCAGCAATATTTTGTTTTCCTATAATAAAGAAGGCATTGTGTTAAACGACAATCAGACCATTCCTTGGCATCAGATCAAGAAGCTTGAGAGTATCGAGGGGAAAATGAATAAATTCCTGCTTCCCGTACCCTCTCACTTTCTTGTTGAACTGAACGACAAGTCCGAAAAAAGGATTTATACTTACAGTCTGCTGAAAGACAAGGACACAGAGGTACTTAAAGTACTACGTTCAGCTTGGAATACAAACCGCCGATGA
- a CDS encoding WXG100 family type VII secretion target — protein MTRIVVPPERIQEISQQFAQASTLTSSMISNLNGQILSLQSRWAGITQERFFQEFQVARGQMESFTTSVASIGTELRSIAVKFAETDQTAGNGIHTDGNSQGQNPKETLSNLFNQGENAWSTANGIRGNLALAGTGMYSLLASTLVLTKTVEFKRSPKNPTRAVVHNAKWVNGKGPNTFLRNMARRMDKQFRNPGLVMKGLKGFDKLAGTLKMGKLGLGFSKANSFSQWTRNVVAGVPKGQYGMKISAIPKMIGKRLFPINVGLNVFDEGVKTVSKIKAGTLTGTDIAVSASNVVIKSAAAGAGAVAVGAIGGVLFGPVGAAVGAYVGGSAGAALGGIAAGVAEKGIKWVSGLFK, from the coding sequence GTGACTAGAATTGTTGTCCCTCCTGAACGAATCCAGGAAATATCACAGCAATTTGCTCAAGCTTCTACGCTTACTAGCAGTATGATCTCTAACCTGAACGGACAGATTCTGTCTTTGCAGAGCAGATGGGCAGGCATTACGCAAGAACGCTTCTTTCAAGAATTTCAGGTTGCTCGCGGACAAATGGAGAGCTTCACCACTTCTGTTGCCTCCATTGGAACTGAGCTTCGCTCCATTGCTGTTAAATTTGCCGAAACCGATCAGACGGCAGGCAACGGAATACATACGGACGGTAATTCTCAAGGACAAAATCCGAAGGAAACCCTGTCGAACTTATTTAATCAAGGGGAAAATGCTTGGAGTACTGCGAACGGCATTCGCGGGAACTTGGCACTCGCAGGCACAGGCATGTACAGCCTTTTGGCAAGCACGCTTGTGCTGACCAAAACCGTTGAATTCAAGCGCAGTCCAAAGAATCCTACCCGGGCAGTTGTCCATAATGCCAAGTGGGTCAATGGCAAGGGTCCGAATACTTTTCTTAGAAACATGGCACGCCGAATGGATAAACAGTTCCGCAATCCTGGACTTGTCATGAAGGGACTCAAAGGCTTCGATAAGCTCGCAGGGACATTAAAGATGGGTAAGCTTGGGCTCGGCTTTAGTAAAGCGAATAGCTTCTCTCAGTGGACTCGTAACGTTGTAGCTGGTGTACCCAAAGGGCAATACGGAATGAAAATATCTGCCATTCCCAAGATGATCGGGAAGAGACTGTTTCCGATTAACGTCGGACTTAATGTCTTCGATGAAGGAGTTAAAACCGTCTCAAAAATTAAAGCGGGAACCCTTACCGGTACGGATATCGCCGTATCTGCTTCCAATGTCGTGATTAAGTCCGCTGCAGCTGGAGCAGGTGCAGTTGCTGTTGGAGCAATAGGTGGAGTTTTATTTGGGCCGGTAGGTGCAGCTGTGGGTGCATACGTTGGAGGAAGTGCAGGAGCAGCATTAGGTGGCATCGCTGCAGGAGTAGCAGAAAAAGGAATAAAATGGGTGAGTGGATTGTTTAAATAA
- a CDS encoding ABC transporter ATP-binding protein, translating into MGSKPNRSAFREILSYGRPHRMKFVLIFFCSLLGIAAELSQPYLIKIAIDDHLAIGNTELRFLIYIAVLYLVLSIISFIFTYIQNNLLQFTGQSIVASLRRDLFKHITRMSMSFFDRRHSGSLVTNVSSDTETISQFFTQVLLSLIRDGMMLIMIIFFMFQLDVTLAAYSLAVLPVIAIVAVLFRNYLKETYQQARTRLSRLVAFIAENLSGMFLIQAFHQEKEQLKQFNKQNESYYSANIRQVRSNVIFNRTFDILGNIALVLMVWLGGQAVLGKSLEVGVLYAFISYIRQFFQPINQITMQWNTFQSTTVSMERIWSILSTEPEIPDPKDVDTVKLNADQVKGKITFDDVSFGYSADQPIIHQLNLTIRPGEMIGVVGTTGAGKSTVISLLNRFYDVTEGSILIDDIDIRRLPQQSLHRMVGLIQQEPFLFSGSIIDNVRMFREEISREEVIEACSYVGADLMISRLPEGYDTHLSERGSGLSAGERQLISFARIVVFKPRILILDEATANLDSHTEQLVQSALDSVSAGRTTIVIAHRLSTVMHADRILVMKDGAIVESGSHPELMRLGGYYRELYDHALESGTTSKEHTHNDAG; encoded by the coding sequence ATGGGATCTAAACCGAATCGGAGTGCATTTCGTGAAATATTAAGCTATGGCCGGCCGCACCGGATGAAGTTTGTACTCATCTTCTTCTGTTCGCTGCTCGGTATAGCCGCTGAGCTGTCACAGCCGTATCTGATTAAGATCGCGATCGATGATCATCTTGCAATCGGAAACACAGAGCTTCGTTTTCTCATCTACATCGCTGTTCTTTATTTGGTTCTATCCATTATCAGCTTCATATTTACGTATATCCAGAACAATCTGCTCCAATTTACCGGACAGAGCATCGTCGCATCGCTGCGCAGGGATTTGTTCAAACACATCACAAGAATGTCCATGTCCTTCTTTGACCGCAGACACAGCGGAAGTCTGGTCACGAACGTATCCAGTGATACCGAGACGATCAGCCAGTTCTTTACTCAGGTGCTGCTCAGTCTGATTCGTGACGGCATGATGCTCATTATGATTATCTTTTTTATGTTCCAGCTGGATGTTACCCTTGCCGCTTACTCTTTGGCTGTACTTCCGGTCATTGCGATCGTTGCCGTCCTGTTCCGTAATTATTTGAAGGAGACCTATCAGCAAGCGAGAACCCGGCTGTCCAGACTTGTCGCCTTTATTGCAGAGAACCTGTCGGGGATGTTCTTGATTCAGGCTTTCCATCAGGAGAAGGAGCAGCTGAAACAGTTCAATAAACAGAATGAGAGCTACTATTCGGCCAATATTCGTCAGGTCCGCTCCAACGTTATATTTAACCGGACCTTTGATATACTGGGCAACATCGCTCTTGTATTGATGGTCTGGCTAGGGGGGCAGGCTGTACTCGGCAAATCTCTCGAGGTCGGTGTGCTGTACGCTTTTATCAGCTATATCCGTCAATTTTTTCAGCCGATTAACCAAATTACGATGCAATGGAATACATTCCAGTCCACCACCGTTTCCATGGAAAGAATATGGAGCATTCTCAGTACTGAGCCCGAAATTCCAGATCCGAAGGATGTGGATACCGTAAAATTGAACGCGGATCAAGTGAAGGGCAAGATCACATTTGACGATGTGTCCTTTGGTTATTCAGCGGACCAGCCTATCATTCATCAACTGAATCTTACGATACGGCCTGGAGAAATGATTGGTGTCGTAGGAACGACCGGTGCGGGCAAGAGCACGGTGATCTCTCTGCTGAACCGTTTCTATGATGTAACAGAGGGCAGCATTCTAATCGATGATATCGATATTCGGCGGCTGCCACAGCAGAGCCTTCACCGGATGGTCGGTCTCATTCAACAGGAGCCCTTCCTGTTCTCAGGCTCAATCATTGATAATGTACGGATGTTCCGTGAGGAGATCAGCCGTGAAGAAGTTATCGAGGCGTGCAGCTATGTGGGTGCGGATCTGATGATCTCCAGATTGCCGGAGGGCTATGATACGCATCTGTCAGAGCGAGGAAGCGGACTATCTGCGGGAGAGAGGCAGCTTATATCCTTTGCGAGGATTGTTGTCTTCAAGCCACGTATTCTCATATTGGATGAAGCAACAGCGAATCTCGATTCTCATACCGAGCAGCTGGTTCAGTCTGCACTTGATTCGGTTTCCGCCGGAAGGACGACGATCGTCATTGCGCACCGGCTGTCCACCGTGATGCATGCAGACCGTATTCTGGTCATGAAGGATGGTGCCATTGTCGAGTCTGGCAGCCATCCAGAGCTTATGCGGCTTGGCGGCTATTATAGAGAACTATACGATCATGCCCTGGAATCTGGAACGACTTCCAAGGAACATACGCATAATGATGCAGGTTAG
- a CDS encoding ABC transporter ATP-binding protein: MQDRSMLRHYVGSHWPSYLAAILLIIISNIDQALLPRVVGHFTDELQLQTLTMEKIIYYSLQLLLIAISYNALFGLGQFMIMRLGRRFEYVTREKLFGKFSELSEKYFAKQGTGKLLSYVMNDVTSVREAISNGINQTTNAVFLLLSCVVMMMIDGIPLTLIAISVGPLLAIPVLVVYFGPRIRERSKHVQEALASMTESAEEQLGGIRVTKTFAIEETQQNRFGASVDAIRDKQLRLVRLSSLFQALLPLLGAVSLVISIVIGGYMTIQNTISLGSFVALTLYLRMIMGPLQQIGNVINMMQRSSASLDRVNNLLAEIPDVREVPDAVPLSKVEDITIRNLSFKYPGSKEHALHNINLTLPAGKTIGIVGRTGSGKSTLVKLLLRVYEPPANTVFISGLDIRQLTLESLRSKLSYVPQDGFLFSTTIRDNIAFSDRSASQTEVEAPAKQAMIFDNIIQFPKRFDTPLGERGVTLSGGQRQRTSLARGLMKKAPLLILDDSMSAVDAVTETGILNSLKKERKNKSTLIISHRISAVKHADLIVVLEEGRIVEQGSHRQLMSLGGQYASLARIQEEGLNHGI, encoded by the coding sequence ATGCAAGATCGAAGTATGCTTCGCCATTATGTCGGTTCTCACTGGCCTTCCTACCTCGCTGCCATCCTGCTGATTATCATCTCTAATATTGATCAGGCGCTGCTGCCCCGTGTCGTTGGTCATTTTACAGATGAACTCCAGCTCCAAACACTCACTATGGAAAAAATTATTTATTACAGCCTGCAGCTGCTCCTCATTGCCATCTCGTATAATGCGCTGTTTGGCCTGGGTCAATTTATGATTATGCGGCTCGGACGCAGATTTGAGTACGTCACGCGGGAGAAGCTGTTCGGCAAATTTTCTGAGCTGAGCGAGAAATATTTTGCCAAGCAAGGTACAGGAAAACTGCTCAGTTATGTGATGAATGATGTAACCTCGGTACGTGAAGCAATCTCGAATGGAATTAACCAGACAACGAATGCTGTCTTTCTGCTCCTGTCCTGCGTTGTCATGATGATGATTGACGGAATCCCCCTCACCTTGATTGCGATCAGCGTCGGTCCACTGCTTGCCATTCCGGTGCTTGTTGTCTATTTCGGACCACGAATCCGCGAGAGATCCAAGCATGTCCAGGAAGCACTAGCATCCATGACCGAATCGGCTGAAGAACAGCTGGGCGGGATTCGAGTAACCAAGACCTTTGCCATAGAGGAGACCCAGCAGAACCGTTTCGGCGCCTCTGTTGATGCTATTCGAGATAAGCAGCTGCGGCTCGTAAGGCTGTCCTCCTTGTTTCAAGCCCTTCTCCCGCTGCTCGGCGCCGTCTCTCTGGTCATCTCCATTGTCATTGGCGGTTACATGACGATACAGAATACGATCAGCCTGGGAAGCTTCGTCGCGCTAACTCTGTATCTGCGCATGATTATGGGTCCCCTTCAGCAGATTGGGAATGTCATCAATATGATGCAGCGGTCCAGCGCATCGCTCGACCGGGTCAATAATCTGCTGGCTGAAATTCCGGATGTCCGAGAAGTGCCGGATGCTGTTCCTCTAAGCAAGGTGGAGGATATTACGATTCGTAATCTATCCTTCAAATATCCCGGAAGCAAGGAACATGCCCTGCATAACATCAATCTTACCCTTCCCGCTGGCAAAACCATCGGCATTGTGGGCCGAACAGGCAGCGGCAAGAGTACACTCGTCAAACTGCTGCTGCGAGTCTATGAGCCGCCTGCAAACACCGTTTTTATCAGCGGTCTTGATATCAGGCAATTAACACTTGAGAGTCTCCGTTCCAAATTGTCTTATGTTCCGCAGGACGGATTCCTGTTCAGCACGACGATTCGGGATAATATTGCCTTCAGCGACCGCAGTGCATCCCAGACTGAAGTAGAAGCTCCGGCGAAGCAGGCGATGATCTTTGATAATATCATCCAATTTCCGAAGCGATTCGATACCCCTCTCGGGGAACGCGGGGTCACCTTGTCTGGAGGACAACGTCAGCGGACCAGTCTCGCAAGAGGGCTGATGAAGAAGGCACCCTTGCTGATTCTTGATGATAGTATGAGTGCTGTCGATGCCGTAACCGAAACCGGAATATTAAACAGCTTGAAGAAGGAACGAAAAAACAAATCCACACTCATCATTTCTCACCGCATCAGCGCGGTCAAGCATGCCGATCTCATCGTCGTTCTGGAGGAAGGACGGATCGTGGAGCAAGGCAGCCATCGGCAGCTCATGTCACTGGGCGGACAATATGCATCACTTGCCCGCATTCAGGAGGAGGGGTTAAATCATGGGATCTAA
- a CDS encoding S-layer homology domain-containing protein: protein MKHRTIKISVAAMSIAMALGGASAYAFDDVSSKEQLSLLDSLRSKGIVSGVTNQLFHPEQRLTEAQGIQMIVNAYDLKDEANSEAVRWYDGAVNAAIAHGLSVPEQFDANNSLTREVFAQLLYEGLNTTGTYPSILRYNFIADGDKINKEYESSIQTLLNMNIVSLNDKDEFRPDEELTRMEAAEMVFNALEVVDRYGNGGGSEEQPGTDIPGSGQQAYVPEVTSQTVDEKTIKVKLSLELPNPGYGLEIKKVELGKDGKAIIKYQIIQPDPDKMYPQVITERTAETNIPSGYTPLVEPFS from the coding sequence ATGAAGCATAGAACGATTAAAATATCTGTAGCTGCAATGAGTATCGCGATGGCACTGGGCGGAGCGTCCGCTTATGCCTTTGATGATGTCAGCTCGAAGGAGCAGCTAAGTCTGTTGGATTCGCTGAGAAGCAAAGGAATTGTGAGTGGGGTGACGAACCAGTTGTTTCATCCAGAGCAGCGGTTAACTGAGGCGCAGGGTATTCAAATGATTGTAAATGCTTATGATCTGAAAGATGAAGCGAATTCCGAAGCGGTACGCTGGTATGATGGAGCTGTGAATGCCGCTATAGCACACGGCCTGTCTGTTCCTGAACAATTTGATGCGAATAACAGCTTGACGAGAGAAGTGTTTGCCCAGCTGCTATATGAAGGACTCAATACGACAGGAACCTATCCTTCGATTCTTCGTTACAACTTCATTGCCGATGGTGACAAGATCAACAAGGAATATGAGAGCTCGATTCAAACCTTGCTGAACATGAATATCGTCAGTTTGAACGATAAGGATGAATTCAGACCGGATGAAGAGCTGACCCGAATGGAGGCAGCAGAAATGGTATTTAACGCACTCGAGGTTGTGGATCGTTATGGAAACGGTGGTGGTTCTGAGGAACAACCAGGTACAGATATTCCAGGGAGCGGCCAGCAGGCTTATGTACCTGAAGTGACTTCCCAAACGGTAGATGAGAAGACGATTAAGGTCAAGCTCAGCTTGGAGCTGCCAAATCCGGGCTATGGACTAGAGATCAAGAAGGTAGAGCTTGGAAAGGATGGTAAAGCGATAATTAAATATCAGATTATCCAGCCAGACCCGGACAAGATGTATCCACAGGTCATTACGGAGCGTACAGCGGAAACCAATATCCCATCCGGATATACGCCGCTCGTAGAGCCTTTTTCATAA
- a CDS encoding Crp/Fnr family transcriptional regulator, with product MILHKGEILFRQGDTGPLYHLHKGLLKIVRIQEDGNAYLVNLIVPGETIPHHSLISPGPCFGTAIALTTCEIEVIPSAAWYHALSEQPAKYRDIALLLQNKVRMMQERMDQMTETNPAERLRRLQEWMEGYLAPEKMTDVLTQSEIGQLIGLRRETVNRLLRAGTSEEQEPDL from the coding sequence ATGATTTTACATAAAGGCGAGATTCTCTTTCGTCAGGGAGATACAGGACCGCTGTATCATCTCCATAAAGGCTTGTTAAAAATCGTCCGAATTCAGGAGGATGGGAATGCTTATCTCGTTAATCTCATCGTACCCGGAGAAACCATCCCTCATCATAGCCTAATCAGCCCGGGCCCTTGTTTCGGAACGGCTATTGCTCTAACGACATGTGAGATCGAAGTGATCCCTTCCGCTGCATGGTACCATGCTTTGTCGGAGCAGCCCGCGAAGTATCGGGATATCGCACTTCTGCTGCAAAATAAGGTTCGAATGATGCAGGAGAGAATGGATCAAATGACAGAGACTAATCCCGCAGAACGACTTCGCCGTCTTCAGGAATGGATGGAAGGTTACCTCGCTCCAGAGAAAATGACCGATGTGCTCACCCAATCCGAAATCGGACAGCTGATTGGTCTCCGAAGAGAGACAGTTAACCGCTTGCTGAGAGCAGGTACATCGGAAGAGCAGGAGCCTGACTTATAG
- the hmpA gene encoding NO-inducible flavohemoprotein, with protein sequence MLSTQDIKIIQSTVPVLEVHGNEITRRFYELLFEHHPELLHIFNHANQSQGKQQAALAAMVYAAAKYIDRLETVLPAVTQVAHKHRSLGVKPEHYPIVGKYLLLAIKDVLGEAATDEIIEAWGNAYQVIANVFIQMEAKMYEEASDQPGGWEGFRAFEVIKTVDESDIIRSFYLRPADQSPLAPFEPGQYISVKVEIPGDSYTQIRQYSLSDAPGLPHYRISVKKESARADSPAGRVSSYLHDQIHAGDTLWLSAPAGDFKLEIQDDRPLVLIGGGIGITPLISMLQAELASGAERDITFIHAAQHMKVQALGPQIRHLEQEHDRLSAYFCYSDPQSEDEGYDRTGRVDQDWLAEVVQTTDAHFYFCGPTLFMKSLRSMLLDWGVQEHDLHYEFFGPKEQL encoded by the coding sequence ATGTTAAGTACTCAAGATATCAAAATCATTCAATCCACGGTTCCTGTGCTCGAAGTGCACGGCAATGAGATTACACGGCGGTTCTATGAGCTGTTGTTTGAACATCATCCCGAGCTGCTCCATATATTCAATCATGCCAATCAGAGCCAAGGCAAGCAGCAAGCAGCACTAGCCGCGATGGTATACGCTGCTGCCAAATATATTGATCGACTTGAAACTGTACTGCCGGCTGTTACCCAAGTCGCCCATAAGCATCGCAGTCTCGGGGTAAAGCCTGAGCATTATCCGATTGTAGGCAAATATTTGCTGTTGGCCATCAAGGATGTACTAGGTGAAGCCGCTACAGATGAGATTATTGAGGCATGGGGTAATGCTTATCAGGTCATTGCCAATGTATTTATCCAAATGGAGGCCAAAATGTATGAGGAGGCTTCCGATCAGCCTGGAGGCTGGGAAGGCTTCCGTGCATTTGAGGTCATTAAAACCGTGGACGAAAGTGACATCATCCGTTCATTCTACTTACGGCCTGCAGATCAATCGCCGCTCGCTCCGTTCGAACCTGGGCAATACATTAGTGTAAAAGTTGAAATTCCAGGTGATTCATATACCCAAATTCGTCAGTACAGCTTGTCGGACGCTCCCGGTCTGCCGCATTACCGAATCAGTGTCAAGAAAGAATCAGCCAGAGCGGATTCACCTGCAGGCAGAGTATCCAGCTATCTCCATGATCAGATTCATGCAGGCGACACCCTATGGCTGTCAGCACCTGCAGGAGACTTCAAGCTTGAGATCCAGGATGATCGTCCGCTTGTGCTCATCGGAGGAGGCATCGGCATCACTCCCCTCATCAGCATGCTTCAGGCTGAACTGGCCAGCGGCGCAGAGCGTGACATTACGTTCATTCATGCAGCTCAGCACATGAAGGTCCAAGCCTTGGGACCACAGATCCGGCATTTGGAACAGGAGCATGACCGCCTGTCTGCTTACTTCTGCTACAGTGATCCTCAATCCGAAGATGAGGGCTATGACAGAACGGGGAGAGTGGATCAAGACTGGCTTGCAGAGGTCGTTCAGACGACAGATGCTCATTTTTACTTCTGCGGACCGACCTTGTTCATGAAGAGCCTTCGGAGTATGCTGCTGGACTGGGGCGTACAGGAGCATGACCTGCATTACGAATTTTTTGGACCCAAGGAGCAGCTATAA
- a CDS encoding EcsC family protein, whose amino-acid sequence MNMEHADELRSQLADIEKWENEQKDIFFWEKLGRLPFVMLDKLTPKIIRDKLGDVLNEMGAFIQNGGKFLVNPKTVLRRIDNILQGEAQEGSTKKEVKKGSVKTLFKQLGTAASSVTASVTGKGQKQENADHDEASAISLEQVSHLPVLVMDQVADDIISERVKFAAASGAATGVGGFITMAADMTLVLGNSLKTLQEIAICYGYDPNDPMERVFVLKCLQFSSADIVGKKAILTELATFDEEHTNAEVISQIQGWREVVNTYRDSLGWKQLFQMIPIAGIIFGSISNKGTLSDVSEAGKMLYKKRRLLKRLAELE is encoded by the coding sequence ATGAATATGGAACATGCGGATGAACTTAGGAGCCAACTGGCTGACATAGAGAAATGGGAGAACGAGCAGAAGGATATCTTTTTTTGGGAAAAGCTTGGCCGGCTGCCCTTTGTGATGCTGGATAAGCTGACGCCAAAGATTATTCGTGACAAGCTGGGAGATGTCCTGAATGAAATGGGTGCTTTTATTCAGAATGGCGGTAAATTTCTGGTTAACCCCAAAACGGTGCTTCGCCGGATTGATAACATACTGCAAGGTGAAGCTCAGGAAGGCTCAACTAAGAAAGAAGTTAAGAAAGGCAGTGTGAAGACGCTGTTCAAACAGCTGGGCACAGCCGCTTCAAGCGTCACTGCAAGTGTAACAGGCAAAGGCCAGAAGCAGGAGAATGCTGACCATGACGAGGCCTCTGCCATTTCACTTGAACAGGTATCACACCTGCCTGTCTTGGTAATGGACCAGGTAGCGGATGACATCATCTCAGAGCGCGTGAAATTTGCAGCGGCAAGTGGTGCGGCTACCGGGGTCGGCGGATTTATTACGATGGCTGCAGACATGACGCTGGTTCTTGGCAATTCACTCAAGACGCTCCAAGAGATCGCCATCTGTTATGGCTATGATCCGAATGATCCCATGGAACGGGTATTTGTACTCAAATGTCTTCAGTTCTCTTCCGCCGACATCGTCGGAAAGAAGGCGATCCTAACCGAACTCGCTACCTTCGATGAAGAGCATACGAATGCTGAGGTCATATCCCAGATCCAGGGCTGGCGCGAAGTGGTCAATACGTATCGGGACAGTCTTGGCTGGAAGCAGCTGTTTCAGATGATTCCCATTGCAGGGATTATATTCGGGTCCATCAGCAACAAAGGAACGCTGTCCGATGTGTCTGAAGCAGGGAAAATGCTGTATAAGAAGCGCCGCTTGCTCAAACGATTGGCAGAGCTGGAATAG
- a CDS encoding NAD(P)H-dependent oxidoreductase has translation MSKSQLPVITIILGHPDLDSYCSALAQAYMKGAREQGATVHLLELGKLSFNPNLKYGYRQRTELEPDLLYAQEIIKQSDHIVLIYPLWWGSMPALLKGFFDRILLPHYAYLQRPNSLLWDKLLTGKTAHLIVTMDTPSLYYRLIYGRAGHRVVTQGIFGYCGIKTRKITEIGPVKTSTDVKRQQWLSKIYKLGAKLA, from the coding sequence ATGAGTAAATCTCAACTACCCGTAATAACAATTATACTGGGACATCCTGATCTTGACAGCTACTGCAGCGCACTCGCTCAAGCTTATATGAAGGGAGCCAGAGAGCAAGGAGCGACCGTTCACTTACTTGAGCTCGGCAAGCTGAGCTTCAACCCCAACCTCAAATACGGATACAGACAACGCACCGAGCTGGAGCCGGACCTGCTGTATGCCCAGGAGATTATCAAACAATCGGATCACATTGTCCTGATCTATCCCCTATGGTGGGGCAGCATGCCGGCGCTTCTCAAAGGCTTCTTTGACCGGATTCTCCTTCCCCACTATGCCTATCTGCAGCGTCCGAACAGTCTGCTCTGGGATAAGCTTCTGACCGGCAAGACCGCTCATCTGATTGTCACGATGGATACTCCATCCTTGTATTATCGGCTCATATATGGAAGGGCAGGACACCGAGTGGTCACACAAGGTATATTCGGTTACTGCGGAATCAAGACACGTAAAATTACCGAAATCGGTCCAGTTAAAACCTCGACAGACGTTAAGAGGCAGCAGTGGCTGAGTAAAATCTACAAGCTTGGAGCCAAGCTCGCCTGA